One Candidatus Bathyarchaeota archaeon genomic window carries:
- a CDS encoding radical SAM protein, whose amino-acid sequence MLSPKAVWSANDRELLRLLESGTLKSRSKTIRFYAPSFTYYKIKHYCSSTKAFPTISVTGNSCALNCKHCGGKVLQTMHSAASPIELFELCKKLKGDGAKGCLVSGGCLPDGSVPLDGFLSALKRVKRELSLTVFVHTGIITSQTARALKEAGVDAALIDVIGSAQTVQRVYNLKVSIQDYADSLKSLNEAKLNLVPHVIVGLNEGKLDGELKALQMIRQVHPSALVIIAFMPIPNTAMAKVPPPKPVDIAKVTATARLMFPDTPLILGCMRPKGATRRETDVLALKAGADGIAFPSEEAVEYAKNKGYTTAFSSYCCAQMYLDFGL is encoded by the coding sequence ATGCTCTCGCCTAAAGCTGTTTGGAGTGCAAACGATAGAGAACTCTTACGCCTGCTCGAATCAGGCACCCTCAAGTCAAGAAGCAAAACTATCCGCTTCTACGCGCCCAGCTTCACCTACTACAAAATAAAACATTACTGCTCCTCAACCAAAGCCTTCCCAACAATATCCGTCACAGGCAACTCGTGCGCTTTGAATTGCAAGCATTGTGGAGGAAAAGTTCTTCAGACAATGCACTCTGCTGCCTCACCTATTGAACTTTTTGAATTGTGCAAAAAACTCAAAGGCGATGGCGCAAAAGGTTGCCTTGTCAGCGGCGGATGCTTGCCCGATGGCTCAGTGCCTTTGGATGGCTTTTTATCTGCGCTTAAGAGGGTAAAGCGTGAGCTTAGTTTAACAGTTTTTGTGCACACAGGCATTATAACATCTCAGACAGCTCGCGCGCTCAAAGAAGCCGGTGTTGATGCGGCGTTAATCGATGTTATTGGTTCTGCTCAAACGGTGCAAAGAGTCTACAACCTTAAAGTTTCAATTCAGGATTACGCAGATTCGCTCAAATCCCTCAACGAAGCGAAACTCAATCTTGTACCGCATGTTATCGTTGGATTAAACGAGGGCAAACTTGACGGCGAATTAAAAGCGCTTCAGATGATTCGGCAAGTTCACCCCTCTGCGTTGGTGATAATTGCGTTTATGCCTATACCAAACACGGCAATGGCAAAGGTGCCGCCGCCAAAGCCAGTAGACATAGCAAAAGTCACAGCAACTGCAAGGTTGATGTTTCCAGATACACCGTTAATTTTAGGTTGCATGCGCCCCAAAGGTGCGACCCGCCGTGAAACAGATGTTTTAGCGCTGAAGGCAGGTGCAGACGGGATTGCTTTTCCAAGTGAAGAGGCAGTGGAATACGCTAAAAACAAGGGGTACACGACTGCTTTCTCATCGTATTGTTGCGCCCAGATGTATCTGGATTTCGGCTTGTAA
- a CDS encoding DUF998 domain-containing protein, with protein MFQEKRVIYQRIGAAAGLISPIVAFTSILIAIAFYPAFSWTNNALSDLGVVSGITETTFNFGLYTSGLLGFGFAIFGLFTYFGKSIIGKIGTGAFAAATLALMAIGFFNESFTPTHYWVSVAFFTLVPIALFILTCAFYLNRNHRMAVFTVAIGIAAALPWILQFAINYVPNVAIPEAVSALAVSVWTIVLAQKMLKAKTASLTESSIS; from the coding sequence ATGTTCCAAGAAAAACGCGTCATATATCAGCGGATAGGCGCAGCCGCAGGTCTAATCTCGCCCATTGTTGCATTCACCAGCATCCTAATAGCTATCGCATTTTACCCAGCCTTCAGTTGGACAAACAACGCCCTAAGCGACTTAGGCGTAGTATCAGGCATCACAGAAACAACCTTTAACTTTGGGCTGTACACCAGCGGATTGCTCGGATTTGGCTTTGCCATATTTGGCTTGTTCACCTATTTTGGAAAAAGCATAATTGGCAAAATTGGCACAGGAGCTTTTGCGGCGGCAACTTTGGCGTTGATGGCGATTGGCTTTTTTAACGAAAGCTTTACGCCGACACATTACTGGGTATCAGTAGCGTTCTTCACTTTGGTACCCATAGCATTATTCATTCTAACATGCGCCTTTTACCTCAACCGTAACCATAGGATGGCAGTGTTCACTGTTGCAATAGGGATTGCCGCAGCACTACCATGGATTCTACAGTTCGCAATCAACTACGTGCCTAACGTTGCCATTCCTGAAGCAGTGTCGGCGCTGGCAGTTTCAGTGTGGACGATTGTGCTTGCACAAAAAATGCTAAAAGCAAAAACAGCTAGTCTGACCGAGAGCTCCATTTCTTAA
- a CDS encoding DNA-binding protein: MDYTEAKPARAFILRLHQNERLHEVIENFAAKKQIKSALCFFLGGAEDKSKVVVGPKDGKAMPPEPMITLLQGVHEGCGVGTIFTDEAGKPKLHMHASFGRNDNTVTGCVRMGVDVWQIGEVVILELAGGTAKRAKNKQTGFEFLEC; this comes from the coding sequence TTGGACTACACGGAAGCAAAACCCGCAAGAGCCTTCATTTTGAGGCTCCACCAAAACGAACGACTACACGAAGTCATTGAAAACTTTGCAGCCAAAAAACAAATCAAAAGCGCCCTGTGCTTTTTTTTAGGCGGCGCAGAAGACAAAAGCAAAGTCGTGGTTGGACCAAAAGACGGCAAAGCCATGCCTCCAGAGCCCATGATAACACTCCTACAAGGCGTACACGAAGGCTGCGGAGTAGGCACAATCTTCACTGATGAGGCGGGAAAACCTAAACTGCACATGCATGCTAGTTTTGGCAGAAACGACAACACCGTCACGGGTTGCGTGCGCATGGGTGTAGATGTTTGGCAAATAGGTGAAGTCGTGATTCTTGAGTTGGCAGGCGGTACAGCGAAACGCGCCAAAAACAAACAAACAGGCTTTGAGTTCCTTGAATGTTAG